The proteins below are encoded in one region of Synchiropus splendidus isolate RoL2022-P1 chromosome 13, RoL_Sspl_1.0, whole genome shotgun sequence:
- the LOC128769227 gene encoding cullin-3-like isoform X4: MAGDVTNVNNLWELLKNAIQKIQVQDNDGLSFEELYRHAYTMVLHKQGEKLYKGVQEVVTEHLASRVLKEVLNAPNFLQTMNQAWADHMNAMVMTKDIVMYLDRVYIQTYRVPSVYNLGLTLFRGCILGDVCVQDRLRQTLLDMISLERRGEVVDRNAIRSACKMMVTLGQGSRSVYEENFEEAFLDMSQHFFKMENERFLQEKSPIDIIKKVEARILEETERVQSCLDKSTEEPLVRLMEEELISKHVRNIVTAESSGLIHMLQENKTEDLASMYKLFSRTQGGINTMCECLSTYLRDQGRALMLKTLKNMNPVTIVQGLLDLMAHMDHFLLESFNNDYEFKQTITRDFEYLLTLSPRSPEFLSLFIDNKLRRRFHGIPEKEVEWNIVKVMQLFRLMQDKEAFRRYYSQHLANRLLYGRNFSEKYEMKIISKMTVEAGAEFTSKLQGMLTDMSTSVTTMEEFSQPSSVELTVKILTNGYWPVELDLNKYSIPSSVRHIFDSFRKFYLSKHPDRRLILQPHMGVADVHATFQSSAQMVKTFSLTFSYTLFTVDVPLYFDQEEDVSEEDTGGTQISSASQYILQVSTLQMIILMLFNKREKWTFQDIQQKLNVRKSPLISALQSLACGSRMHNVLSKEPKSKEIKKDHVFVVNNQFSSRRRTVRISSVQNLPMFS; encoded by the exons ATGGCAGGCGACGTGACAAATGTGAACAACCTCTGGGAACTCCTGAAAAATGCCATCCAGAAAATCCAGGTTCAGGACAACGATGGCTTGAGCTTTGAGGAGCTGTACAGGCACGCGTACACCATGGTGCTCCACAAGCAAGGAGAGAAACTGTACAAAGGTGTGCAGGAGGTCGTCACGGAACATCTTGCCAGCAGA GTGTTGAAAGAGGTTCTGAATGCTCCAAACTTTTTGCAAACAATGAACCAAGCCTGGGCCGACCACATGAATGCCATGGTGATGACCAAAGACATTGTCATGTACTTG GACAGAGTCTATATTCAAACCTACAGGGTGCCAAGTGTGTACAACCTCGGCCTCACCCTCTTCAGAGGCTGTATTTTAGGTGACGTCTGCGTTCAAGACCGCCTCCGTCAAACACTGCTGGACATGATCTCactggagaggaggggagaagtTGTTGATAG GAATGCCATTAGAAGTGCCTGTAAGATGATGGTGACCCTCGGTCAGGGCAGCAGGTCTGTGTATGAAGAAAACTTTGAAGAAGCCTTCCTGGATATGTCGCAACACTTCTTTAAG ATGGAAAATGAACGATTTCTTCAGGAAAAGAGTCCAAttgacatcattaaaaaagtGGAGGCCAGAATTCTAGAGGAGACTGAAAGAGTTCAGTCTTGTTTGGACAAATCCACGGAGGAGCCACTGGTCAGATTGATGGAAGAGGAGTTGATTTCTAAACATGTGAGGAATATTGTGACAGCTGAGAGCTCTGGCCTCATCCACATgcttcaggaaaacaaaacagaag ACCTGGCCAGCATGTACAAGCTGTTCAGTCGAACACAGGGTGGTATAAATACTATGTGCGAGTGTTTGAGTACTTACTTGAGAGACCAAGGAAGAGCTCTCATGTTGAAGACACTGAAGAACATGAACCCAGTCACCATCGTCCAG GGATTGTTAGATCTGATGGCCCACATGGACCACTTCCTCCTCGAATCTTTCAACAATGACTATGAATTCAAACAAACCATTACAAGAGACTTTGAGTATTTGCTCACCCTCAGTCCTCGATCGCCGGAGTTTCTCTCCCTGTTCATCGACAACAAGCTGAGGAGGAGATTCCATGGG ATTCCAGAAAAGGAGGTGGAGTGGAACATTGTGAAGGTCATGCAGCTGTTCAGATTAATGCAAGATAAAGAAGCATTCAGGCGTTATTACAGCCAACATTTAGCCAACAGGCTGCTCTATGGCAGAAATTTCTcagaaaaatatgaaatgaagatTATATCTAAGATGACG GTGGAGGCTGGCGCTGAGTTTACCTCAAAACTTCAGGGGATGCTGACAGATATGAGCACGTCTGTCACCACGATGGAAGAGTTCAGTCAGCCGTCTTCAGtg GAGCTGACGGTGAAAATCCTCACAAACGGTTACTGGCCAGTGGAGTTGGatttaaacaaatacagcatACCATCGTCAGTCAGACACATCTTTGACAGCTTCAGAAA ATTTTACCTCAGCAAACACCCCGACAGAAGACTGATCTTACAGCCCCACATGGGCGTGGCTGATGTGCATGCAACGTTCCAAAGCTCTGCTCAGATGGTAAAAACGTTTTCATTAACGTTCTCATACACACTTTTCACTGTTGATGTTCCTCTATATTTTGATCAGGAGGAAGACGTGTCAGAGGAAGACACTGGAGGAACCCAGATAAGCAGCGCCTCTCAGTACATATTGCAAGTGTCCACTCTCCAAATGATCATCCTCATGCTCTTTAACAAGAGAGAAAAGTGGACGTTTCAG GACATCCAGCAAAAGCTGAATGTCAGAAAGTCGCCGTTGATTTCAGCGCTGCAGTCTTTGGCCTGCGGGAGTCGGATGCACAACGTTCTCAGCAAAGAGCCAAAATCCAAGGAGATCAAGAAAGACCACGTGTTTGTCGTCAATAATCAGTTCAGTTCAAGGCGAAGAACAGTCAGAATTTCAAGTGTCCAAAATTTACCAATGTTTTCTTAA
- the LOC128769227 gene encoding cullin-3-like isoform X3, producing MMAFPCSLRMAGDVTNVNNLWELLKNAIQKIQVQDNDGLSFEELYRHAYTMVLHKQGEKLYKGVQEVVTEHLASRVLKEVLNAPNFLQTMNQAWADHMNAMVMTKDIVMYLDRVYIQTYRVPSVYNLGLTLFRGCILGDVCVQDRLRQTLLDMISLERRGEVVDRNAIRSACKMMVTLGQGSRSVYEENFEEAFLDMSQHFFKMENERFLQEKSPIDIIKKVEARILEETERVQSCLDKSTEEPLVRLMEEELISKHVRNIVTAESSGLIHMLQENKTEDLASMYKLFSRTQGGINTMCECLSTYLRDQGRALMLKTLKNMNPVTIVQGLLDLMAHMDHFLLESFNNDYEFKQTITRDFEYLLTLSPRSPEFLSLFIDNKLRRRFHGIPEKEVEWNIVKVMQLFRLMQDKEAFRRYYSQHLANRLLYGRNFSEKYEMKIISKMTVEAGAEFTSKLQGMLTDMSTSVTTMEEFSQPSSVELTVKILTNGYWPVELDLNKYSIPSSVRHIFDSFRKFYLSKHPDRRLILQPHMGVADVHATFQSSAQMVKTFSLTFSYTLFTVDVPLYFDQEEDVSEEDTGGTQISSASQYILQVSTLQMIILMLFNKREKWTFQDIQQKLNVRKSPLISALQSLACGSRMHNVLSKEPKSKEIKKDHVFVVNNQFSSRRRTVRISSVQNLPMFS from the exons ATGATGGCCTTCCCCTGCTCCCTCAG GATGGCAGGCGACGTGACAAATGTGAACAACCTCTGGGAACTCCTGAAAAATGCCATCCAGAAAATCCAGGTTCAGGACAACGATGGCTTGAGCTTTGAGGAGCTGTACAGGCACGCGTACACCATGGTGCTCCACAAGCAAGGAGAGAAACTGTACAAAGGTGTGCAGGAGGTCGTCACGGAACATCTTGCCAGCAGA GTGTTGAAAGAGGTTCTGAATGCTCCAAACTTTTTGCAAACAATGAACCAAGCCTGGGCCGACCACATGAATGCCATGGTGATGACCAAAGACATTGTCATGTACTTG GACAGAGTCTATATTCAAACCTACAGGGTGCCAAGTGTGTACAACCTCGGCCTCACCCTCTTCAGAGGCTGTATTTTAGGTGACGTCTGCGTTCAAGACCGCCTCCGTCAAACACTGCTGGACATGATCTCactggagaggaggggagaagtTGTTGATAG GAATGCCATTAGAAGTGCCTGTAAGATGATGGTGACCCTCGGTCAGGGCAGCAGGTCTGTGTATGAAGAAAACTTTGAAGAAGCCTTCCTGGATATGTCGCAACACTTCTTTAAG ATGGAAAATGAACGATTTCTTCAGGAAAAGAGTCCAAttgacatcattaaaaaagtGGAGGCCAGAATTCTAGAGGAGACTGAAAGAGTTCAGTCTTGTTTGGACAAATCCACGGAGGAGCCACTGGTCAGATTGATGGAAGAGGAGTTGATTTCTAAACATGTGAGGAATATTGTGACAGCTGAGAGCTCTGGCCTCATCCACATgcttcaggaaaacaaaacagaag ACCTGGCCAGCATGTACAAGCTGTTCAGTCGAACACAGGGTGGTATAAATACTATGTGCGAGTGTTTGAGTACTTACTTGAGAGACCAAGGAAGAGCTCTCATGTTGAAGACACTGAAGAACATGAACCCAGTCACCATCGTCCAG GGATTGTTAGATCTGATGGCCCACATGGACCACTTCCTCCTCGAATCTTTCAACAATGACTATGAATTCAAACAAACCATTACAAGAGACTTTGAGTATTTGCTCACCCTCAGTCCTCGATCGCCGGAGTTTCTCTCCCTGTTCATCGACAACAAGCTGAGGAGGAGATTCCATGGG ATTCCAGAAAAGGAGGTGGAGTGGAACATTGTGAAGGTCATGCAGCTGTTCAGATTAATGCAAGATAAAGAAGCATTCAGGCGTTATTACAGCCAACATTTAGCCAACAGGCTGCTCTATGGCAGAAATTTCTcagaaaaatatgaaatgaagatTATATCTAAGATGACG GTGGAGGCTGGCGCTGAGTTTACCTCAAAACTTCAGGGGATGCTGACAGATATGAGCACGTCTGTCACCACGATGGAAGAGTTCAGTCAGCCGTCTTCAGtg GAGCTGACGGTGAAAATCCTCACAAACGGTTACTGGCCAGTGGAGTTGGatttaaacaaatacagcatACCATCGTCAGTCAGACACATCTTTGACAGCTTCAGAAA ATTTTACCTCAGCAAACACCCCGACAGAAGACTGATCTTACAGCCCCACATGGGCGTGGCTGATGTGCATGCAACGTTCCAAAGCTCTGCTCAGATGGTAAAAACGTTTTCATTAACGTTCTCATACACACTTTTCACTGTTGATGTTCCTCTATATTTTGATCAGGAGGAAGACGTGTCAGAGGAAGACACTGGAGGAACCCAGATAAGCAGCGCCTCTCAGTACATATTGCAAGTGTCCACTCTCCAAATGATCATCCTCATGCTCTTTAACAAGAGAGAAAAGTGGACGTTTCAG GACATCCAGCAAAAGCTGAATGTCAGAAAGTCGCCGTTGATTTCAGCGCTGCAGTCTTTGGCCTGCGGGAGTCGGATGCACAACGTTCTCAGCAAAGAGCCAAAATCCAAGGAGATCAAGAAAGACCACGTGTTTGTCGTCAATAATCAGTTCAGTTCAAGGCGAAGAACAGTCAGAATTTCAAGTGTCCAAAATTTACCAATGTTTTCTTAA
- the LOC128769227 gene encoding cullin-3-like isoform X2: protein MGCHEKVDQGEVFKMAGDVTNVNNLWELLKNAIQKIQVQDNDGLSFEELYRHAYTMVLHKQGEKLYKGVQEVVTEHLASRVLKEVLNAPNFLQTMNQAWADHMNAMVMTKDIVMYLDRVYIQTYRVPSVYNLGLTLFRGCILGDVCVQDRLRQTLLDMISLERRGEVVDRNAIRSACKMMVTLGQGSRSVYEENFEEAFLDMSQHFFKMENERFLQEKSPIDIIKKVEARILEETERVQSCLDKSTEEPLVRLMEEELISKHVRNIVTAESSGLIHMLQENKTEDLASMYKLFSRTQGGINTMCECLSTYLRDQGRALMLKTLKNMNPVTIVQGLLDLMAHMDHFLLESFNNDYEFKQTITRDFEYLLTLSPRSPEFLSLFIDNKLRRRFHGIPEKEVEWNIVKVMQLFRLMQDKEAFRRYYSQHLANRLLYGRNFSEKYEMKIISKMTVEAGAEFTSKLQGMLTDMSTSVTTMEEFSQPSSVELTVKILTNGYWPVELDLNKYSIPSSVRHIFDSFRKFYLSKHPDRRLILQPHMGVADVHATFQSSAQMVKTFSLTFSYTLFTVDVPLYFDQEEDVSEEDTGGTQISSASQYILQVSTLQMIILMLFNKREKWTFQDIQQKLNVRKSPLISALQSLACGSRMHNVLSKEPKSKEIKKDHVFVVNNQFSSRRRTVRISSVQNLPMFS from the exons GATGGCAGGCGACGTGACAAATGTGAACAACCTCTGGGAACTCCTGAAAAATGCCATCCAGAAAATCCAGGTTCAGGACAACGATGGCTTGAGCTTTGAGGAGCTGTACAGGCACGCGTACACCATGGTGCTCCACAAGCAAGGAGAGAAACTGTACAAAGGTGTGCAGGAGGTCGTCACGGAACATCTTGCCAGCAGA GTGTTGAAAGAGGTTCTGAATGCTCCAAACTTTTTGCAAACAATGAACCAAGCCTGGGCCGACCACATGAATGCCATGGTGATGACCAAAGACATTGTCATGTACTTG GACAGAGTCTATATTCAAACCTACAGGGTGCCAAGTGTGTACAACCTCGGCCTCACCCTCTTCAGAGGCTGTATTTTAGGTGACGTCTGCGTTCAAGACCGCCTCCGTCAAACACTGCTGGACATGATCTCactggagaggaggggagaagtTGTTGATAG GAATGCCATTAGAAGTGCCTGTAAGATGATGGTGACCCTCGGTCAGGGCAGCAGGTCTGTGTATGAAGAAAACTTTGAAGAAGCCTTCCTGGATATGTCGCAACACTTCTTTAAG ATGGAAAATGAACGATTTCTTCAGGAAAAGAGTCCAAttgacatcattaaaaaagtGGAGGCCAGAATTCTAGAGGAGACTGAAAGAGTTCAGTCTTGTTTGGACAAATCCACGGAGGAGCCACTGGTCAGATTGATGGAAGAGGAGTTGATTTCTAAACATGTGAGGAATATTGTGACAGCTGAGAGCTCTGGCCTCATCCACATgcttcaggaaaacaaaacagaag ACCTGGCCAGCATGTACAAGCTGTTCAGTCGAACACAGGGTGGTATAAATACTATGTGCGAGTGTTTGAGTACTTACTTGAGAGACCAAGGAAGAGCTCTCATGTTGAAGACACTGAAGAACATGAACCCAGTCACCATCGTCCAG GGATTGTTAGATCTGATGGCCCACATGGACCACTTCCTCCTCGAATCTTTCAACAATGACTATGAATTCAAACAAACCATTACAAGAGACTTTGAGTATTTGCTCACCCTCAGTCCTCGATCGCCGGAGTTTCTCTCCCTGTTCATCGACAACAAGCTGAGGAGGAGATTCCATGGG ATTCCAGAAAAGGAGGTGGAGTGGAACATTGTGAAGGTCATGCAGCTGTTCAGATTAATGCAAGATAAAGAAGCATTCAGGCGTTATTACAGCCAACATTTAGCCAACAGGCTGCTCTATGGCAGAAATTTCTcagaaaaatatgaaatgaagatTATATCTAAGATGACG GTGGAGGCTGGCGCTGAGTTTACCTCAAAACTTCAGGGGATGCTGACAGATATGAGCACGTCTGTCACCACGATGGAAGAGTTCAGTCAGCCGTCTTCAGtg GAGCTGACGGTGAAAATCCTCACAAACGGTTACTGGCCAGTGGAGTTGGatttaaacaaatacagcatACCATCGTCAGTCAGACACATCTTTGACAGCTTCAGAAA ATTTTACCTCAGCAAACACCCCGACAGAAGACTGATCTTACAGCCCCACATGGGCGTGGCTGATGTGCATGCAACGTTCCAAAGCTCTGCTCAGATGGTAAAAACGTTTTCATTAACGTTCTCATACACACTTTTCACTGTTGATGTTCCTCTATATTTTGATCAGGAGGAAGACGTGTCAGAGGAAGACACTGGAGGAACCCAGATAAGCAGCGCCTCTCAGTACATATTGCAAGTGTCCACTCTCCAAATGATCATCCTCATGCTCTTTAACAAGAGAGAAAAGTGGACGTTTCAG GACATCCAGCAAAAGCTGAATGTCAGAAAGTCGCCGTTGATTTCAGCGCTGCAGTCTTTGGCCTGCGGGAGTCGGATGCACAACGTTCTCAGCAAAGAGCCAAAATCCAAGGAGATCAAGAAAGACCACGTGTTTGTCGTCAATAATCAGTTCAGTTCAAGGCGAAGAACAGTCAGAATTTCAAGTGTCCAAAATTTACCAATGTTTTCTTAA
- the LOC128769227 gene encoding cullin-3-like isoform X1 gives MYEMSEQREDKDRGCPGGKCRETKIKKFSFPQSKTICSCWRFRMAGDVTNVNNLWELLKNAIQKIQVQDNDGLSFEELYRHAYTMVLHKQGEKLYKGVQEVVTEHLASRVLKEVLNAPNFLQTMNQAWADHMNAMVMTKDIVMYLDRVYIQTYRVPSVYNLGLTLFRGCILGDVCVQDRLRQTLLDMISLERRGEVVDRNAIRSACKMMVTLGQGSRSVYEENFEEAFLDMSQHFFKMENERFLQEKSPIDIIKKVEARILEETERVQSCLDKSTEEPLVRLMEEELISKHVRNIVTAESSGLIHMLQENKTEDLASMYKLFSRTQGGINTMCECLSTYLRDQGRALMLKTLKNMNPVTIVQGLLDLMAHMDHFLLESFNNDYEFKQTITRDFEYLLTLSPRSPEFLSLFIDNKLRRRFHGIPEKEVEWNIVKVMQLFRLMQDKEAFRRYYSQHLANRLLYGRNFSEKYEMKIISKMTVEAGAEFTSKLQGMLTDMSTSVTTMEEFSQPSSVELTVKILTNGYWPVELDLNKYSIPSSVRHIFDSFRKFYLSKHPDRRLILQPHMGVADVHATFQSSAQMVKTFSLTFSYTLFTVDVPLYFDQEEDVSEEDTGGTQISSASQYILQVSTLQMIILMLFNKREKWTFQDIQQKLNVRKSPLISALQSLACGSRMHNVLSKEPKSKEIKKDHVFVVNNQFSSRRRTVRISSVQNLPMFS, from the exons ATGTACGAAATGTCGGAACAAAGAGAAGATAAAGATAGAGGATGCCCAGGGGGCAAATGCAGGGAGACAAAGATCAAGAAGTTTTCCTTCCCTCAGTCCAAAACCATCTGTAGCTGTTGGCGTTTTCG GATGGCAGGCGACGTGACAAATGTGAACAACCTCTGGGAACTCCTGAAAAATGCCATCCAGAAAATCCAGGTTCAGGACAACGATGGCTTGAGCTTTGAGGAGCTGTACAGGCACGCGTACACCATGGTGCTCCACAAGCAAGGAGAGAAACTGTACAAAGGTGTGCAGGAGGTCGTCACGGAACATCTTGCCAGCAGA GTGTTGAAAGAGGTTCTGAATGCTCCAAACTTTTTGCAAACAATGAACCAAGCCTGGGCCGACCACATGAATGCCATGGTGATGACCAAAGACATTGTCATGTACTTG GACAGAGTCTATATTCAAACCTACAGGGTGCCAAGTGTGTACAACCTCGGCCTCACCCTCTTCAGAGGCTGTATTTTAGGTGACGTCTGCGTTCAAGACCGCCTCCGTCAAACACTGCTGGACATGATCTCactggagaggaggggagaagtTGTTGATAG GAATGCCATTAGAAGTGCCTGTAAGATGATGGTGACCCTCGGTCAGGGCAGCAGGTCTGTGTATGAAGAAAACTTTGAAGAAGCCTTCCTGGATATGTCGCAACACTTCTTTAAG ATGGAAAATGAACGATTTCTTCAGGAAAAGAGTCCAAttgacatcattaaaaaagtGGAGGCCAGAATTCTAGAGGAGACTGAAAGAGTTCAGTCTTGTTTGGACAAATCCACGGAGGAGCCACTGGTCAGATTGATGGAAGAGGAGTTGATTTCTAAACATGTGAGGAATATTGTGACAGCTGAGAGCTCTGGCCTCATCCACATgcttcaggaaaacaaaacagaag ACCTGGCCAGCATGTACAAGCTGTTCAGTCGAACACAGGGTGGTATAAATACTATGTGCGAGTGTTTGAGTACTTACTTGAGAGACCAAGGAAGAGCTCTCATGTTGAAGACACTGAAGAACATGAACCCAGTCACCATCGTCCAG GGATTGTTAGATCTGATGGCCCACATGGACCACTTCCTCCTCGAATCTTTCAACAATGACTATGAATTCAAACAAACCATTACAAGAGACTTTGAGTATTTGCTCACCCTCAGTCCTCGATCGCCGGAGTTTCTCTCCCTGTTCATCGACAACAAGCTGAGGAGGAGATTCCATGGG ATTCCAGAAAAGGAGGTGGAGTGGAACATTGTGAAGGTCATGCAGCTGTTCAGATTAATGCAAGATAAAGAAGCATTCAGGCGTTATTACAGCCAACATTTAGCCAACAGGCTGCTCTATGGCAGAAATTTCTcagaaaaatatgaaatgaagatTATATCTAAGATGACG GTGGAGGCTGGCGCTGAGTTTACCTCAAAACTTCAGGGGATGCTGACAGATATGAGCACGTCTGTCACCACGATGGAAGAGTTCAGTCAGCCGTCTTCAGtg GAGCTGACGGTGAAAATCCTCACAAACGGTTACTGGCCAGTGGAGTTGGatttaaacaaatacagcatACCATCGTCAGTCAGACACATCTTTGACAGCTTCAGAAA ATTTTACCTCAGCAAACACCCCGACAGAAGACTGATCTTACAGCCCCACATGGGCGTGGCTGATGTGCATGCAACGTTCCAAAGCTCTGCTCAGATGGTAAAAACGTTTTCATTAACGTTCTCATACACACTTTTCACTGTTGATGTTCCTCTATATTTTGATCAGGAGGAAGACGTGTCAGAGGAAGACACTGGAGGAACCCAGATAAGCAGCGCCTCTCAGTACATATTGCAAGTGTCCACTCTCCAAATGATCATCCTCATGCTCTTTAACAAGAGAGAAAAGTGGACGTTTCAG GACATCCAGCAAAAGCTGAATGTCAGAAAGTCGCCGTTGATTTCAGCGCTGCAGTCTTTGGCCTGCGGGAGTCGGATGCACAACGTTCTCAGCAAAGAGCCAAAATCCAAGGAGATCAAGAAAGACCACGTGTTTGTCGTCAATAATCAGTTCAGTTCAAGGCGAAGAACAGTCAGAATTTCAAGTGTCCAAAATTTACCAATGTTTTCTTAA
- the LOC128769227 gene encoding cullin-3-like isoform X5: MNQAWADHMNAMVMTKDIVMYLDRVYIQTYRVPSVYNLGLTLFRGCILGDVCVQDRLRQTLLDMISLERRGEVVDRNAIRSACKMMVTLGQGSRSVYEENFEEAFLDMSQHFFKMENERFLQEKSPIDIIKKVEARILEETERVQSCLDKSTEEPLVRLMEEELISKHVRNIVTAESSGLIHMLQENKTEDLASMYKLFSRTQGGINTMCECLSTYLRDQGRALMLKTLKNMNPVTIVQGLLDLMAHMDHFLLESFNNDYEFKQTITRDFEYLLTLSPRSPEFLSLFIDNKLRRRFHGIPEKEVEWNIVKVMQLFRLMQDKEAFRRYYSQHLANRLLYGRNFSEKYEMKIISKMTVEAGAEFTSKLQGMLTDMSTSVTTMEEFSQPSSVELTVKILTNGYWPVELDLNKYSIPSSVRHIFDSFRKFYLSKHPDRRLILQPHMGVADVHATFQSSAQMVKTFSLTFSYTLFTVDVPLYFDQEEDVSEEDTGGTQISSASQYILQVSTLQMIILMLFNKREKWTFQDIQQKLNVRKSPLISALQSLACGSRMHNVLSKEPKSKEIKKDHVFVVNNQFSSRRRTVRISSVQNLPMFS; this comes from the exons ATGAACCAAGCCTGGGCCGACCACATGAATGCCATGGTGATGACCAAAGACATTGTCATGTACTTG GACAGAGTCTATATTCAAACCTACAGGGTGCCAAGTGTGTACAACCTCGGCCTCACCCTCTTCAGAGGCTGTATTTTAGGTGACGTCTGCGTTCAAGACCGCCTCCGTCAAACACTGCTGGACATGATCTCactggagaggaggggagaagtTGTTGATAG GAATGCCATTAGAAGTGCCTGTAAGATGATGGTGACCCTCGGTCAGGGCAGCAGGTCTGTGTATGAAGAAAACTTTGAAGAAGCCTTCCTGGATATGTCGCAACACTTCTTTAAG ATGGAAAATGAACGATTTCTTCAGGAAAAGAGTCCAAttgacatcattaaaaaagtGGAGGCCAGAATTCTAGAGGAGACTGAAAGAGTTCAGTCTTGTTTGGACAAATCCACGGAGGAGCCACTGGTCAGATTGATGGAAGAGGAGTTGATTTCTAAACATGTGAGGAATATTGTGACAGCTGAGAGCTCTGGCCTCATCCACATgcttcaggaaaacaaaacagaag ACCTGGCCAGCATGTACAAGCTGTTCAGTCGAACACAGGGTGGTATAAATACTATGTGCGAGTGTTTGAGTACTTACTTGAGAGACCAAGGAAGAGCTCTCATGTTGAAGACACTGAAGAACATGAACCCAGTCACCATCGTCCAG GGATTGTTAGATCTGATGGCCCACATGGACCACTTCCTCCTCGAATCTTTCAACAATGACTATGAATTCAAACAAACCATTACAAGAGACTTTGAGTATTTGCTCACCCTCAGTCCTCGATCGCCGGAGTTTCTCTCCCTGTTCATCGACAACAAGCTGAGGAGGAGATTCCATGGG ATTCCAGAAAAGGAGGTGGAGTGGAACATTGTGAAGGTCATGCAGCTGTTCAGATTAATGCAAGATAAAGAAGCATTCAGGCGTTATTACAGCCAACATTTAGCCAACAGGCTGCTCTATGGCAGAAATTTCTcagaaaaatatgaaatgaagatTATATCTAAGATGACG GTGGAGGCTGGCGCTGAGTTTACCTCAAAACTTCAGGGGATGCTGACAGATATGAGCACGTCTGTCACCACGATGGAAGAGTTCAGTCAGCCGTCTTCAGtg GAGCTGACGGTGAAAATCCTCACAAACGGTTACTGGCCAGTGGAGTTGGatttaaacaaatacagcatACCATCGTCAGTCAGACACATCTTTGACAGCTTCAGAAA ATTTTACCTCAGCAAACACCCCGACAGAAGACTGATCTTACAGCCCCACATGGGCGTGGCTGATGTGCATGCAACGTTCCAAAGCTCTGCTCAGATGGTAAAAACGTTTTCATTAACGTTCTCATACACACTTTTCACTGTTGATGTTCCTCTATATTTTGATCAGGAGGAAGACGTGTCAGAGGAAGACACTGGAGGAACCCAGATAAGCAGCGCCTCTCAGTACATATTGCAAGTGTCCACTCTCCAAATGATCATCCTCATGCTCTTTAACAAGAGAGAAAAGTGGACGTTTCAG GACATCCAGCAAAAGCTGAATGTCAGAAAGTCGCCGTTGATTTCAGCGCTGCAGTCTTTGGCCTGCGGGAGTCGGATGCACAACGTTCTCAGCAAAGAGCCAAAATCCAAGGAGATCAAGAAAGACCACGTGTTTGTCGTCAATAATCAGTTCAGTTCAAGGCGAAGAACAGTCAGAATTTCAAGTGTCCAAAATTTACCAATGTTTTCTTAA